The Hevea brasiliensis isolate MT/VB/25A 57/8 unplaced genomic scaffold, ASM3005281v1 Scaf522, whole genome shotgun sequence genome contains a region encoding:
- the LOC131177512 gene encoding polygalacturonase-like — protein MAHALSFLAFTLVFILFASSPPAIIAEPAQYSVQSYGAKPDGTTDSTKAFLAAWDQVCASTAPASLYVPSGKFSLGKVTFQGPCKNSAIVVTIDGTLVAPSDYSSIGDEKNWLMFEHVDGVTVSGGILDGQGTGLWSCKASDKSCPEGATSIEFSNSNNIEINGLASQDSQKFHIVINGCQNVKVQNVRVSAPGDSPNTDGIHVESSTGVTILNSKIGTGDDCVSVGPGTTNLWVENVACGPGHGISIGSLGKKLEEDGVQNVTVKTTTFTGTENGVRIKAWGRPSNGFARNILFQHAVMTNVQNPILIDQNYCPGDKNCPNQESGVKISDVTYQDIHGSSATEVAVKLDCSTKYPCTGIELEDVKLTYNNRPADASCTNAAGTVSDFAEASSCL, from the exons ATGGCACACGCACTGAGCTTTCTTGCTTTTACACTTGTCTTCATTTTATTTGCTTCATCACCTCCTGCTATTATTGCAGAACCTGCACAATATAGTGTGCAGAGTTATGGTGCCAAGCCCGATGGCACAACTGACTCAACCAAGGCCTTTCTTGCTGCATGGGACCAGGTCTGTGCGTCTACGGCACCTGCCTCTCTATACGTGCCTTCAGGGAAGTTTTCTCTAGGCAAAGTGACCTTTCAGGGCCCCTGCAAGAACAGTGCCATTGTAGTTACTATCGATGGTACCCTTGTGGCTCCGTCGGATTATTCGTCTATTGGTGATGAAAAAAATTGGCTAATGTTTGAGCATGTTGATGGGGTTACCGTTTCCGGTGGTATACTGGACGGTCAAGGCACTGGCTTGTGGTCATGCAAAGCCTCCGACAAGAGTTGCCCCGAAGGAGCAACG TCAATAGAATTTTCCAATTCCAATAATATTGAAATCAATGGATTAGCATCACAAGATAGCCAGAAGTTTCACATTGTCATCAACGGCTGCCAGAATGTGAAAGTACAAAATGTGAGAGTCTCTGCCCCTGGCGACAGCCCGAACACTGATGGTATTCACGTTGAATCATCAACTGGTGTCACAATCTTGAATTCCAAGATTGGTACAGGTGATGATTGTGTATCAGTTGGCCCTGGCACCACTAATCTATGGGTTGAAAATGTTGCTTGCGGACCTGGCCATGGAATCAG CATTGGAAGTTTAGGCAAGAAACTTGAAGAAGATGGAGTGCAAAATGTAACTGTTAAGACTACTACCTTTACCGGCACTGaaaatggtgtgaggattaaagcCTGGGGGAGACCCAGCAATGGTTTTGCTAGGAACATTCTTTTCCAACATGCTGTTATGACCAATGTCCAAAACCCAATTTTGATTGATCAAAATTATTGTCCTGGCGACAAAAATTGTCCTAACCAG GAATCAGGAGTTAAAATTAGCGACGTGACATACCAAGACATCCATGGATCATCAGCAACGGAAGTGGCAGTGAAATTGGATTGTAGCACCAAGTATCCATGCACTGGAATTGAATTGGAGGATGTGAAACTGACATACAATAATCGGCCAGCTGATGCTTCCTGTACCAATGCCGCTGGGACAGTTTCTGATTTTGCTGAGGCCTCAAGCTGTCTGTAG